CATCCAGTTCCTGCCCACGCTGCACGGCAAGGCGCTCTTCACGGTCGAAGACCTGAAGGCGCAGTGCGCCGCGGCGCAGCCGCAGGACAAGAAGCACCCCGTGCACCACCTGCACCCGGTGCAGCAGGCGATGGTCGACTGCCATGGCTCCCAGTGCGGCTTCTGCACGCCGGGCTTCGTGATGTCGCTGTGGTCCGCCTATGAGCACCACCAGGCCGAAGGCACGCAGCCCACGCGCCAGCAGCTGGCCGACGAACTGTCGGGCAACCTCTGCCGCTGCACCGGCTACCGGCCGATCCTCGACGCCGGCCAGCGCATGTTCGACCTGCCGGCCGTGCGGCTCGACACGGAACCCGTGGTGGCTGCGCTCGCCGCGCTGCAGAACGACGGCCTGGACTACGCCGCGCCGCTCGGCGCCCGCATCGACCACTTCCACGCGCCCAAAACCCTGGCCCAGCTCGCCGCGCTGCGCGAGCAGAAGCCGCGCGCCCAGCTGCTGGCCGGCTCGACCGACGTCGGCCTCTGGGTCAACAAGCAGTTCCGCGACCTCGGCGACATCATCTACGTGGGCGACGTGGCCGAGATGAAGACCATCGAGACCCGTCCGAACGACGCAGGGGGCGAGCTCTACATCGGCGCCGGCGCTTCGCTCGAAGCCGCCTTCGAAGCCCTGGTGCAGCGCGTGCCGAGCCTCGCGGACGTGTGGCTGCGCTTCGCCTCGCCGCCGATCCGCCATGCCGGCACCATGGGTGGCAATGTGGCCAACGGCTCGCCCATCGGCGATTCGCCGCCGGTGCTGATGTCGCTCGATGCCGAGATCGAGCTGCGCCGCGGCGACGCGGTGCGCCGCATGCCGCTGCCCGATTTCTATATCGACTACATGAAGAACCAGCTGCAGTCCGGCGAGTTCGTGCAGGGCCTGGCGGTTCCGCTGGCCGCCATGCGCCGCCAGGTGCGCGCCTACAAGATCAGCAAGCGCTTCGACTGCGACATCTCGGCGCTGTGCGCAGGCTTCGCGATCGAGCTCGAAGCGGGCAGCGACACAGTGAAGGCCGTGCGCCTGGCCTTCGGCGGCATGGCCGCCACCGTGAAGCGCGCCGCAAATGCCGAAGCGGCACTCGTCGGCAAACCGTGGACGCAGGCCAGCGTTGCCGCCGCCAGGCTCGCGCTCGCGCAGGACTTCAAGCCGCTGTCGGACATGCGCGCCTCGGCCGACTACCGGCTGCAGGTGGCGCAGAACCTCGTCCAGCGCCTCTGGCTCGAAACGCGCACCGAAGACGCGCTCTCGCTCGAAGAGACCAGCGTGTGGAGCGTGATGCCTCATGCCGCAGCCAAAGCCGCGGCCGAAGGAGCCTGACCATGAACAAACCCATCGACGCCCGCCTGCTGCAGCCCGCCGAGGCCTTTGCCGACTACCTCAAGAACACCGCCGCGCGCATCGACCCCGTGGCCGAAGCGATCGCGCACGATCTTGGCGCGCGCGTCGGCATCAGCCGGCCGCACGAATCGGCGCACCTGCACGTGGCCGGCGAAGCGACCTACATCGACGACATTCCCGAAATCACCGGCACGCTGCACTGCGCGCTCGGCCTGTCGCCCGCCGCCAACGGCCGCGTCACGGCGCTGTCGCTCGACGCCATCCGCGCAATGCCCGGCGTGGTCACGGTGCTCACGGCCGACGACATTCCC
This genomic window from Variovorax paradoxus contains:
- the xdhA gene encoding xanthine dehydrogenase small subunit, translating into MSTERSNNIQPVRFFHRGKIVDVSGVHPTRSVLDWLREDAHCTGTKEGCNEGDCGACTVVIGELASDANAPGAVGGLQLQTVNACIQFLPTLHGKALFTVEDLKAQCAAAQPQDKKHPVHHLHPVQQAMVDCHGSQCGFCTPGFVMSLWSAYEHHQAEGTQPTRQQLADELSGNLCRCTGYRPILDAGQRMFDLPAVRLDTEPVVAALAALQNDGLDYAAPLGARIDHFHAPKTLAQLAALREQKPRAQLLAGSTDVGLWVNKQFRDLGDIIYVGDVAEMKTIETRPNDAGGELYIGAGASLEAAFEALVQRVPSLADVWLRFASPPIRHAGTMGGNVANGSPIGDSPPVLMSLDAEIELRRGDAVRRMPLPDFYIDYMKNQLQSGEFVQGLAVPLAAMRRQVRAYKISKRFDCDISALCAGFAIELEAGSDTVKAVRLAFGGMAATVKRAANAEAALVGKPWTQASVAAARLALAQDFKPLSDMRASADYRLQVAQNLVQRLWLETRTEDALSLEETSVWSVMPHAAAKAAAEGA